The Dehalococcoidia bacterium sequence CGAACGCCGCCGGCGGCAGCCGCAGGCCGTCTCGCTGGTCGACTCGCCGCGCCGGCTCAATCCCGACGCGCTGGCGCTCTTACCCGAGCAGCAGCAGCAGGTCGTCGCCTACCGCTTCGAGGCCGGCCTCAGCGCCCGGCAGACGGCCGGCGCCCTCGGCCTGGACACGGCGATGGTGCAGCACATCGCCCGCGCCGCCATGGAGACCTGGCTGCGCTGCGCGCCAGACGACGCCCCCACCGGCTGCTGACCGGCGCCGTGGTCTTCGTGGTGCGCTTCGATCGCCTGGCCGACTCGACCGGACCGGACGCCGCCTCGATCAGCGCCGAACGCTATATCGAGAGCTACCACGAGGGCGTGCTGACCGCCTATCGCTTTTTGGACGACGACGGCAACGAAGTGGCGATGGTGCGCGCGGCGCGTGTGGCCTACATCGCCCGCGCCGGCGCCGTCACCGAACCGGCCCAGCAGACGCCCGCCGCGGCCGCGGGCGAGGAGTAGCCGGCGTCCTCGCCGCCTCATCCAGAGCGCCGGCGGCGGTGTAGTACCTCTCGGATGGGCGATCACGGCCGCGGCGCGATCGCCTCCGGCGCCCCAAAACCGGCACAGCCCGAGAGGTGATTGACACATGTTCCCGTTCCGCGCGCCTTGCGGCGCGTCCGCTTCTCTGCGCCCGGCGGGGCGCGGCGGCCTGGTCGCGCGCTTCGTTCTGCCCGCGATGGTGGGGCTGGGCGTGCTCGCCGCGGCCTGCTCCAGCAGCGCGAAGTCGGCCCAGTTGCCGCCCGCCAACCCGCCCGTGCCGCCGTCGGCCCTGACCACCGCGCAGCCGCCCACACCACGCCCCGGCGAGCTGGCCGTCGCCACGCCCAGCGGCCCGGCCGTGACGATCGACAACTTCAGCTTCACGCCGGCCACGATCTCCGTGCCAGTCGGCGCCACCGTGACCTGGGTGAACCACGACGACGTGCCGCACACGGTCACCTCGTCCACCAAGGCGTTCGACTCCAGCACGATCGACAGCGACAAGCAGTTCAGCTTCACCTTCACCACGGCCGGCACCTACAACTACTTCTGTTCGATTCATCCCTTCATGACGGCGAAGGTGATCGTGCAGTAGCGCCTGGCCGTGTCAGCGCGAATCAGCCGGGCAATCAACTCGCAGAGGGAGTGCAGCATGGACGAGTTTGCCGAATACGTGATCGACGACCCGCTGGCCCGCGGCGGTCACGGGCATAAACGCCTGGCCGCGGCGCCGGCGCGCGACGAGGACGGCGTGGACCGGCGCGGCTTTCTCAAGTGCATGGCCTGGGCCGGCACCGGCCTGGTCTGGACGGTGAGCGGCGGCGTGCTCAGCTCCTGCACGCTGGGCGCCTCCAGCAAGAGCGGCACGGCGAAGGGCGACTTCACCTTCGCGCAGGTCAGCGACAGCCACATCGGCTTCAGCAAGGCGCCGAACACGGATGTGACCGGCACACTGCAGAAGTCGATCGACAAGATCAACGCGCTGGCCACGCGCCCGGCCTTCGTGCTGCACACCGGCGACCTCAGCCATCTCTCGACGCCGCAGCAGTTCGACACGGTGGACCAGATCCTCAAGGGCGCGAAGTCAGACACGGGCCGCGTGTTCTATACGCCCGGCGAGCACGACACCTTCGTGGACAACGGCAAGACCTTCATGCAGCGTTTCGGCCAGGGCACGCAGGGCAACGGCTGGCAGAGCGCCGGCTACAAGGGCGTGCACATCGTCGGGCTGGTCAACACCTGGAACGTGAAGGGCGGCGGCTTCGGCGTGCTCGGCCAGGAGCAGCTCGACTGGCTGAAGCAGGACCTGGCCGGCGTGAACAGCGACACGCCGCTGATCGTCTTCGCGCACGTGCCGCTCTGGGCGATCTATCCGCAGTGGGGCTGGGGCACGGACGACGCGGAGCAGGCGCTGAGCATGATGCGGCGCTTCTCCTCCGTTACCGTGCTCAACGGGCATATCCACCAGGTGCTGGAGAAGCAGGAGGGCAACATCACCTTCCACACCGCCGCCTCGACCGCCTATCCGCAGCCGGCGCCGGGCCAGACGCAAGGCCCCGGTCCGCTGGTCGTGGTCACGAACCAGCTACAAAGCGCGCTCGGCGTGCGCGAGGTCGCCTTCAGCCGCAAGCAGAACGCGCTCGTCGTGATCGACCAGCGGCTGGGCTGAGCGAGCGCCGATCCCTGCCTCGCTCCGGGCTCGGCCGCGCATTGCAGGTCTCCGATGGTTGCGCGGCGCTCTGGCCCGACGCGGGAAGGGGTGCGGATGGGCGCGCAGCGCCCATAGCAGGCGGAAACTTCCGACGCGGACGCCCCTTCCCGCATGATCGCCACGGAGCGGCGATCGTGAACCAATGCGGAGCAGTCGCCGGGCCTACTCCTCGCGGAAGCGCAGCAGGCGGCCCGTGCCGGCGCCGGTGTGGCTGCCGTGCTCGCAGGCGACGACGCCGTTGACGACGACGAGGGCGATGCCCTCCGGCTCCTGCATCGGCGCCTCGTAGGTCGCGGTGTCGCGCACGGTTTCCGGATCAAAGAGGACGAGGTCGGCGTAGGCGCCCTCGCGCAGCAGGCCGCGGCCGGCGAGGCCGAAGCGCGCGGCGGGCAGCGACGTCATGCGGCGCACCATCTCTTCGAGCGGCGCCACGCCGCGCTCGCGCACATAGCGGCTCAGCACACGTGGGAACGTGCCGAACAGACGTGGATGCGGCAGCCCCTCCAGCACGGGAATGCCATCCGAACCGACCATCACCGCCGGGTGACGCAGGTTCGTTTCCACGTCGTCTTCGCTCATGGTGAACTGGATCACCACTGTCTCGCGCCCCTCGCCCAGGACGATGCGTTCCGCCGCCTGGTCGTAGGGCAGGTCCAGCGCGTCCGCGACCTCGGCCACGCTCTTGCCCTGCCACTCGGGGTGACCGGGACACGTCGCGATGCGGATCAGCGGCGCGTACTCCGGGTCCTGGAAGGAGCCGAGCCGCCAGAGGGCCTCCAGCCGTGTGCTGCCGGCGGGATAGGGATAGACGTCCAGCGTCACGTCCTGGCCCGCCGCCCGCGCCGCATCCACCTTCGCCAGCGAGTCCTTCACCAGCCCCCAGACGCGCCGGGCGCTCGCCTTGTGGTGGGAGATGTGCACGCCGCAGCCGGCGTCGCGGCCGATCGTCAGCGTCTCCTCGACCGCGTCCAGCAGCTTGTCCGACTCGTTGCGCATGTGCGTGGCGTAGACACCGCCGCGCGGCGCGATCGCGCGGCAGAGCGCGGCGATCTCGTCGGTCTCCGCCCAGCGGTTCGGCTCGTAGATCAGGCCGGTGGAGAGGCCGCAGGCGCCCTGCTCCATCGCCTGCTCGACCCAGCCGCGCATCTGCGCCAGCTCGGCGGCGGCTGGAGCGCGGCGCTCGTTGCGCAGGGCGGCATAGCGCAGCGTGCCCATGCCGGCCAGCGCGATCGCGTTCACCGCCGGCCGGCGGGCAGC is a genomic window containing:
- a CDS encoding cupredoxin family copper-binding protein, with the translated sequence MFPFRAPCGASASLRPAGRGGLVARFVLPAMVGLGVLAAACSSSAKSAQLPPANPPVPPSALTTAQPPTPRPGELAVATPSGPAVTIDNFSFTPATISVPVGATVTWVNHDDVPHTVTSSTKAFDSSTIDSDKQFSFTFTTAGTYNYFCSIHPFMTAKVIVQ
- a CDS encoding metallophosphoesterase gives rise to the protein MDEFAEYVIDDPLARGGHGHKRLAAAPARDEDGVDRRGFLKCMAWAGTGLVWTVSGGVLSSCTLGASSKSGTAKGDFTFAQVSDSHIGFSKAPNTDVTGTLQKSIDKINALATRPAFVLHTGDLSHLSTPQQFDTVDQILKGAKSDTGRVFYTPGEHDTFVDNGKTFMQRFGQGTQGNGWQSAGYKGVHIVGLVNTWNVKGGGFGVLGQEQLDWLKQDLAGVNSDTPLIVFAHVPLWAIYPQWGWGTDDAEQALSMMRRFSSVTVLNGHIHQVLEKQEGNITFHTAASTAYPQPAPGQTQGPGPLVVVTNQLQSALGVREVAFSRKQNALVVIDQRLG
- a CDS encoding D-aminoacylase, with the translated sequence MSAASHDLVIRNARLIDGSGAPAVSGDLAIEGERIAAVGRVPGAGRREIDAGGKALAPGFIDTHTHDDGALLRYPEMRFKLAQGVTTCVTGNCGFAVAPAAQAAGRIVAESAILGLGGAAVTWDDLESYRQAVAARRPAVNAIALAGMGTLRYAALRNERRAPAAAELAQMRGWVEQAMEQGACGLSTGLIYEPNRWAETDEIAALCRAIAPRGGVYATHMRNESDKLLDAVEETLTIGRDAGCGVHISHHKASARRVWGLVKDSLAKVDAARAAGQDVTLDVYPYPAGSTRLEALWRLGSFQDPEYAPLIRIATCPGHPEWQGKSVAEVADALDLPYDQAAERIVLGEGRETVVIQFTMSEDDVETNLRHPAVMVGSDGIPVLEGLPHPRLFGTFPRVLSRYVRERGVAPLEEMVRRMTSLPAARFGLAGRGLLREGAYADLVLFDPETVRDTATYEAPMQEPEGIALVVVNGVVACEHGSHTGAGTGRLLRFREE